In Eisenibacter elegans DSM 3317, the genomic window TCATAAATCCTAATGTAACATTGAAGTCATTATACTTGGTTGTTACAACTCTTGTTCCATTAAAAATTTCGCACATTCCAATTATTGCAAGCTCGTGAATTAAGTGGTCAATGGCACTTACGCTTAATACGATACAAGAACGGAGAATTGGGCTTGTGTCAACAAGAGAAGATGAAGGCACATTAATGCTTGTAGAAATAAGGTGAGTTTTTCTTACTTCTTCTATGTTCGTCAAAAATTGTAAAAATGCCTGATTCATTAATTCGTCATATTTTCAACGTCATCTGCAAGAGTGTTGAACACCACTAAAAATCTATCACGAATAATTTTGTATTGTTCTAATACAGTTCCAACACCAAGCAAATTGTCAGGGACTTCATAAACAGGAATTCTTCCTATTTGTGAACGCGGAATAAGTCCTGAAAAGCTTGGGATTTTTGCTAAACAGTAACCTTCAGTTGCTTGGTCTGCTTTGTATTTACTTGCATCTAACAACATTCCCTCTGGAGAAATAGCGGGAATAAGTGATGTGGTAACTGCGGTTGCAACTTCGTCAATCCATTTTTGAAATGCTTCAGATGGTTCTCCATTTCTAATGGTAAAATTTTGCACAATTGTTCCTAAGAACTTTGTTGAAGTTGAGGGGAACGGATATGAACTATCGCTAAACGCAACCCTCGCCATTTTCGCCCATTTTTCCCATTTCGGCAAAACTCCACTTAACGAGTTAATTGCCATTACTGAAAAATAATCGGGTGAAGTTGGAACCAAAAAATAATCAGAAAGGCAAAATAGGTTTTGATTTATTGAACTCAAGCTTGGGTTCATATCAATAATTAAATAATCTGCATTGTATTTGGCAGATACCGATTCAAAAAAGCTATTCATTGCGCCAGGCAAATTCTTCAATGTCGGTATAGTATTTGAAAGTTGATGCGCAATACTTAGGGGCACTTCGTATTCAGATAAAGCAATGTGCCCTGCAACTAAATACAAATTTTCGTTTTCAGGTATTTGATAACAATCTATTGGTGCTAATGGAATTGGTGTCGCTTCAAATGCAGGGGAAATTCCCGCTTTTAAATTGTCATTTGGTCTGGTGATATAAAAATTGTCAAAATCATCACCTAATACCAATCCCGTCAAGTTGCATTGAGGATCAGCATCAACCATTATTACTTTTTTCCCGTTTCTTGCAAGTTTCCAAGCAAGATTGTATGATGTTGTTGTCTTGCTAACCCCACCTTTATGATTGAATAAACAGATTTTTTTTGTCATTGTATTTGTTTTTTCAATTCGTTTTATTGTCGTTTATAGACTTTCTCATTTGCCTGACCGCTAACATCTACTTATTATACGCACTTTAGTTCGCATTTTTGTTTATTTGCAGATATGGTACTAATAATACAAACCTCTGTTCATAAAAACAAATATCACTTTGGCCTGAAGGCTGCGGAGTGCGGAGCCATCGTGTGTACGCCACTCAGGCGCAAGCGGCTTAGAAACATCCGAGCGCCAGCTCTGCGATAGCTCCCTGCGTTGGTTGTGGCTTGTGATTAAAGATACACACTTAGGGCTGAAGACACAAATCATCGAAAGGGAATTATAGACGTATATATGACTGCACACGACTGGACATATTGGCTTTCGTCCTTGTTGTGCTTATCCCCCCTTGTTCTTGACACCTCCTATTTAACCGCAAAGGACGCAAAGTATGCGCAAAGAACACCAAGGGGGGCATATAAGGATTGATTTTATGCTGGGGGCGTATTATCCGTTCTTTGTCGCAAACACCCAGTGTTGTGCCTGTACTAAATGCTCTTCGAGAATTGTATGGGGCATTCCTTGTTTGACTGCCAACTGTACATTTGCGCCCAACTGCTCATAAATGGCTTTGGAGGCTTGGGTGCGCTCTAGGGGCACGTGTGGGTCGCGGTCGCTATTGACCATCAGCACGGGGGTTTGCTCAAAACTACCTTGGTAGCGCTCGGGCACCAGCTGCTCCCCTATCAGGCCGCCAATGAAGGCTACAACGCCTCCGAGCGGCTGTGCCTGTCGGGCGGCAACTTCCAGACTCAGGCAGGCCCCTTGCGAAAAGCCCAGCAAATAAATCTGCCGCGCCGGAATGTGCGCCTGCAAGTCGGTCAATAAACGGCTTACCGTTTCGATGGCGCTGCTCAGCCAAGGTTCGTTCTGTGCTTCGGGAGCCATAAAGCTGTAAGGATACCAAGTATGTTGCGCCGCTTGTGGTGCCACTAGGTGATCGCCGGGGCGGGCAAAATACGCCCCTAATGAAAGGATGCTCTCTGCGCTGGCTCCCCTGCCGTGTAGACAGACAAGGGCACGTTGGGCTTCTGCTAGCGGCGTTCCTTGGGTATGTAAATCGTATGGATGCATATTTTTTTGATTTTGAAAGTGTCGTATTCGTAGTCTGTATGAATTGTCGGGGTCTGGTCGCTATGGGGAATACGCCACCGGACATTTTTGGAAAAATAGCTCTGGAAACTCCAGCGCCGAGGCAAGCTGAGGCCTCATTTTGGGGGTAAAATGAGCCTGAGCCCACAGTGGGGTTTGAAAAATGTTCAATGGCGTGTATGGGGAATTAATTTTATTAACATATTATTTATTACAAAATAATTTTCATTCGCCCACAACTAGCTGATTACAAGGCCATTCAGGGCCTTTAGTCCATAAACTTATCGACATTCAGCTCGATGTCTACCAAACCTTGGGCTATCTGCTCTCGGTTTTGTTCTTGCCAAGGCGGGAGCTTTAGCCCTTGTCCGAGGGTTTCGAGCGGCTCGTCAAAAGTAAAGCCAATGTCGCTAGTAGCGATTTCGAACAACACCCCTCCCGGCTCGCGGAAGTAGATAGAGTGGAAATACTGTCGATCGAGCACTGGCGTTACGTTATAGCCCGTACTGAGCAGTGTTTCTCGGATTTCGACTTGTGTATTGTCATCAGGCGTAGCAAAGGCCAGGTGGTGTATCGTACCGCTTCCTCCTAGTCCTTTGGCCACCTCTGGCGCACATACGATATCGACAAAGTCGCCGGCTTTGCCTGTAGGCGAAAACCGAAATCGGTTGCCCTTCTCGGCCACAAGTTGGTGTTGCATTTTTTCGGTAAGCAGTCCACCAGTACGCTCATAGCCATCTTCGGTGAGCGAAACACCATAAAAACCCTTCACGGCATACTCCAATGGTATTTGACCATACGAAAACCCTGGGCGGGTATCGGTAGTATTGGCTACCAGCTCAACCCCGAGGCCGTCATTGTCCTCAAAATACACAAACACCTCTCCGTCAAACCGTTGCTGGGGTGTGGTATGTGGGATACCAAACTTCTGCAAGCGCTTCAGCCAATAGTCTAAGGAGTTGGCCGGAATAGAGAAAGCCGTTACAGTCATTTGCCCCTTGCCTTTACGCCCTCGTGGCAGGCCTTGGTAAGGGAAAAACGTCATAATCGTGCCCGGATCTCCGGCCTCATTCCCATAGTAGAGGTGGTATACATCAGGCGCGTCAAAGTTGATGGTTTTCTTGACCATTCGGAGGCCGAGCAGCCCGGCATAAAAATCAAGGTTCTTTTGTGCATCCGAAGCCAGTGCGGTTACGTGATGCAGTCCGGTGATAGTATTGTTCATAAAACAAACGTGATACGGTGAGCAATCATTTGTATATAAAACAATCTGCCCAACGAATAGTCGATAGGATAATTCGGTTATATTTGTCAAAACTTCGGTTGCTGTTTCCATATTTTCTCCAAGCCAATGCCTCCTCAACACGTCCTCACCTTCTCAGACTTTGATGCCTTACACCAAACCATTGGCTCTAAGGTACGCAGCACACACCAAGAAGTGCAGGTATTTCGGTATGAAGATATCGGTGAGCGGGTCTTGCCTCGGATGCCGCTTTTCCGCACTAATTTTTACCAAATTGGCCTGATGCGTCGTGCCAATTTCCGGCTGCATATTTATGAGCAAGAGTATGCGCTCAATCGGCAATGTGCGGTGGTGATGTTTAAGCCGGGGCAGCTGATTCAGTTTGAGAGCGACCCCGCTTGGGAAGGTTATGTACTGCTTTTTAGGGATAGCTTTGTCTCGGCTGTTGTGGGCAGCGAGCAAAGTGCCGGACTAGCCTTTTCTGTCTTAGACCCTTGTACGCCTTCTTTTGCGCCCGTAACAGAGGCTGTTTTTGCAGAGCTGGCCCAAGTATATGAGCAAATGATTGCTGCTTACGAACAGTCTGCCCCCGAGGCGCTCACTGTGTTGTCTTTGTATATTCAGATTTTACTCCATAAGCTCGAACCACGTTGGCACAAAAGCCCTACGCTCAGTACGGCATTTTCGGCACGAAAAACCCATCTTGTCTATCAGTTCAAACAACTCATTCCCCAATACATCCAGCAAACCCGCAAAGTAGAAGACTACGCGGCCATGCTGCATATCAGCCCCAAGTACCTTGTGGAGCTTGTGTCGGCCATCACCGGCAAGCCTCCCAAAGCACACCTGCAAGATATGTTGGTGTCTGAACTAAAAACAGTCTTGCGCCATAGCCAAACATCTATGGGGCAGTTGGCCGCTGCTTATCACTTCAAAGACCAAGCGCAGTTGAGTCATTTTTTCAAAAAAAATACGGGGCGCAACCCCTTAGATTATCGGAACGAACACACCACTGGACATTTTTGGAAAAGTAGCTCGTAGCTCCAGCTACGAGACAAACTTGTTGAGCGACGTAGTTGCGACAACATAGCTAGACTTACGTCACCTAGTTGATACCATCACAGCAGCCAAAAAAAAGAGGTACGCGTGGCGTACCTCTAATTGAGAAGTCGTTCCTACTGTTGTAGGGCTTAGGATTATTCCTGAGTCGACTCAGGGGCTTCAGGGGCAGCAGATTCAGTAGAATCAGCTTTTTTCTTGCCACCACGGCGGCTACGACGCGTTTTGGTCTGAGCAGCAGTATCCTCTTGCAAGAGCAATTCGTTGAAGTCAACCAATTCGATCAAGCACATTTCGGCGTTATCGCCCAAACGCGTTCCCAATCGGATGATGCGGGTGTATCCCCCAGGACGATTGGCGATTTTATTGGCAACAGTATCAAAAAGTTCTTTTACAGATTCTTTGTTTTGCAGGTAGGCAAATACCGTACGACGGTTGTGCGTCGTATCTTCTTTTGCCTTAGTCAAAAGTGGCTCTACATAGCCGCGTAAAGCCTTTGCTTTGGCAACTGTAGTCTTGATACGCTTATGGATGATAAGCGAAGAAGCCATATTGGAGAGCATCGCTTGGCGGTGCGAAGCGGTACGTCCGAGGTGATTGAATGACTTTCCGTGTCTCATGAGTTGTGATGTTTATAGGCGGCGAGACCTTTAGCCCGTGCCTAGGCGGTGATTATTCTTCTTCTAATTTGTACTTAGTAACGTCCATCCCGAAGGTCAAGCCTTTTTCAGCGACGAGCTGCTCAAGCTCAGTCAATGATTTTTTTCCGAAGTTTCGGAACTTCATCATATCTGAGATTTCAAGCTTTACCAAATCGCCAAGGTTTTTAATTTCGGCAGACTTGAGGCAGTTGTAAGCCCGAACCGAGAGGTCTAGGTCGCTGATAGGGGTTTTGAGCAGCTTGCGCATGTGTAGGAAGTGCTCATCGACCTGCTCTACCTCTTCTTTGTCGCCGGTATCGAGTACGATGTTCTTGTCAGTGAAGAGCATAAAGTGCTGAATCAAGATATTGGCAGCGCCTTTGAGTGCTTCTTCGGGGTGGATAGAGCCATCTGTAGTAATGTCAAGAATAAGTTTTTCGTAGTCCGTACGTTGCTCTACGCGGGTATTTTCTACGATATACTTTACATTACGGATGGGCGTGAATATCGCATCCACGGCGATGTATCCTGATAATTGCTCTACATTCTTTTGCTCTTCAGCCGGCAGGTAGCCCCTCCCCTTTTCGATGATTACCTCTAGCTCAAGGTCTACCGACTCATCGAGATTGCAGATAACCAGCTCAGGGTTCAGGATTTGGAAGGCAGTACTGAACTTGCCTAGGTCTCCTGCCGTGAGGGTGCTTTGGTTTTTGATGACCGCAACAATCTTGTTATCAGGCACATCGGCGATTTTTTTCACGCGCACCTGTTTGAGGTTCAGGATGATTTCAGATACATCCTGTACGACCCCTTTGATGGAAGAGAATTCGTGCAACACGCCGGGGATTTTCATGCACGTAATGGCATATCCCTCTAGCGAGGAGAGCAGCACGCGGCGCAGGGCGTGGCCGATGGTGAGACCATAGCCGCGCTCAAGCGGTTGGAATTCGAAGACCCCGTTGAAGTCGTTGGTCTTCTCCATCATAATCTTTTCAGGCGTCTGAAATGATAATAGCGACATGCTTCAAAGTAGTTTGGGTGATAACAAAGAAAAAGGTCAATTATTTAGAGTACAACTCGACGATGAGCTGCTCTTGGATTTTCTCAGGGATTTGGTCGCGCTCTGGATACGTTACAAATTTACCTTGAAGTGTAGAAGTTTCCCATTCTAGCCAGGGGTAGCGTTTGCTGCTGCGAGCGCCGAGGCTATTGGCGATTACTTCGAGTGATTTTGACTTTTCGCGTACACCGATAATGTCGCCGGGGCGCAACTCCATAGAAGGGATGTTGGCAATTTCACCGTTGACAGTGATGTGTTTGTGAGAAACCAGCTGACGTGCTGCGCGGCGAGTAGGGGCAATGCCCAAACGATAAACGGTATTGTCTAAGCGAGCTTCTAAGAGTTGGAGCAAGATTTCGCCGGTGATGCCTTGGCGGCGGGCGGCCTTGTCAAAAGTTTTGGCAAATTGGCGCTCCAATACGCCATAAATGTACTTTACTTTCTGCTTTTCTGCCAACTGTACGGCATATTCAGAAGGTTTTCTTCTTCTGCCGCGTCCGTGTTGCCCGGGACCATAATTCTTCTTAGTAAGTGCCTTGCTGGGGCCGAGGATAGCTTCGCCAAAGCGGCGGGAAATTTTTGATTTCGGACCTGTGTATCTTGCCATTGTGTGTAATTAAAGATAATGAGTGGAATAAAAATGGTGAATTAGGTTTTACAATAAGATAAAAGCCGGGTAACCTGTCCGTATCAGTATACCCGCTTTTAGTTATTGCCGAGCGCTGTGGCGTTATACGCGACGGCGCTTGGGGGGGCGGCAGCCGTTGTGGGGCAGCGGCG contains:
- a CDS encoding ParA family protein, which gives rise to MTKKICLFNHKGGVSKTTTSYNLAWKLARNGKKVIMVDADPQCNLTGLVLGDDFDNFYITRPNDNLKAGISPAFEATPIPLAPIDCYQIPENENLYLVAGHIALSEYEVPLSIAHQLSNTIPTLKNLPGAMNSFFESVSAKYNADYLIIDMNPSLSSINQNLFCLSDYFLVPTSPDYFSVMAINSLSGVLPKWEKWAKMARVAFSDSSYPFPSTSTKFLGTIVQNFTIRNGEPSEAFQKWIDEVATAVTTSLIPAISPEGMLLDASKYKADQATEGYCLAKIPSFSGLIPRSQIGRIPVYEVPDNLLGVGTVLEQYKIIRDRFLVVFNTLADDVENMTN
- a CDS encoding alpha/beta hydrolase; its protein translation is MHPYDLHTQGTPLAEAQRALVCLHGRGASAESILSLGAYFARPGDHLVAPQAAQHTWYPYSFMAPEAQNEPWLSSAIETVSRLLTDLQAHIPARQIYLLGFSQGACLSLEVAARQAQPLGGVVAFIGGLIGEQLVPERYQGSFEQTPVLMVNSDRDPHVPLERTQASKAIYEQLGANVQLAVKQGMPHTILEEHLVQAQHWVFATKNG
- a CDS encoding VOC family protein; translation: MNNTITGLHHVTALASDAQKNLDFYAGLLGLRMVKKTINFDAPDVYHLYYGNEAGDPGTIMTFFPYQGLPRGRKGKGQMTVTAFSIPANSLDYWLKRLQKFGIPHTTPQQRFDGEVFVYFEDNDGLGVELVANTTDTRPGFSYGQIPLEYAVKGFYGVSLTEDGYERTGGLLTEKMQHQLVAEKGNRFRFSPTGKAGDFVDIVCAPEVAKGLGGSGTIHHLAFATPDDNTQVEIRETLLSTGYNVTPVLDRQYFHSIYFREPGGVLFEIATSDIGFTFDEPLETLGQGLKLPPWQEQNREQIAQGLVDIELNVDKFMD
- a CDS encoding helix-turn-helix domain-containing protein, coding for MPPQHVLTFSDFDALHQTIGSKVRSTHQEVQVFRYEDIGERVLPRMPLFRTNFYQIGLMRRANFRLHIYEQEYALNRQCAVVMFKPGQLIQFESDPAWEGYVLLFRDSFVSAVVGSEQSAGLAFSVLDPCTPSFAPVTEAVFAELAQVYEQMIAAYEQSAPEALTVLSLYIQILLHKLEPRWHKSPTLSTAFSARKTHLVYQFKQLIPQYIQQTRKVEDYAAMLHISPKYLVELVSAITGKPPKAHLQDMLVSELKTVLRHSQTSMGQLAAAYHFKDQAQLSHFFKKNTGRNPLDYRNEHTTGHFWKSSS
- the rplQ gene encoding 50S ribosomal protein L17; protein product: MRHGKSFNHLGRTASHRQAMLSNMASSLIIHKRIKTTVAKAKALRGYVEPLLTKAKEDTTHNRRTVFAYLQNKESVKELFDTVANKIANRPGGYTRIIRLGTRLGDNAEMCLIELVDFNELLLQEDTAAQTKTRRSRRGGKKKADSTESAAPEAPESTQE
- a CDS encoding DNA-directed RNA polymerase subunit alpha encodes the protein MSLLSFQTPEKIMMEKTNDFNGVFEFQPLERGYGLTIGHALRRVLLSSLEGYAITCMKIPGVLHEFSSIKGVVQDVSEIILNLKQVRVKKIADVPDNKIVAVIKNQSTLTAGDLGKFSTAFQILNPELVICNLDESVDLELEVIIEKGRGYLPAEEQKNVEQLSGYIAVDAIFTPIRNVKYIVENTRVEQRTDYEKLILDITTDGSIHPEEALKGAANILIQHFMLFTDKNIVLDTGDKEEVEQVDEHFLHMRKLLKTPISDLDLSVRAYNCLKSAEIKNLGDLVKLEISDMMKFRNFGKKSLTELEQLVAEKGLTFGMDVTKYKLEEE
- the rpsD gene encoding 30S ribosomal protein S4; this translates as MARYTGPKSKISRRFGEAILGPSKALTKKNYGPGQHGRGRRRKPSEYAVQLAEKQKVKYIYGVLERQFAKTFDKAARRQGITGEILLQLLEARLDNTVYRLGIAPTRRAARQLVSHKHITVNGEIANIPSMELRPGDIIGVREKSKSLEVIANSLGARSSKRYPWLEWETSTLQGKFVTYPERDQIPEKIQEQLIVELYSK